The following proteins are encoded in a genomic region of Gimesia algae:
- a CDS encoding PSD1 and planctomycete cytochrome C domain-containing protein: MLPACRCNLLGILAVCTASLMFFISEGAAAEKQNPGLELFESKIRPVLIEHCYECHSAATSVVKGGLRVDSRAAIRSGGETGAAVVPHKVDESLLLEALRYESFEMPPGKKLSDEVIADFVKWVELGAPDSRDQAPTVAEAASLSWKTIFEKRRKWWSLQPLQDVNPPDLTKNEWSSQPIDRFLLDKMRKLQLQPAPAAQSDILVRRLSFVLTGLPPTPLLVKQFTADSKQNPDTAYERLVDHLLSSPHFGERFARHWMDVVRYTDTYGYEWDNPAKGSWEYRDYLIRAFNQDVGFDQLVREQIAGDLLQQPRIDENSVFQESLIGPMFYHMGEHRHGDSVDFNGIHQEMINNKIDAFSKAFLASTVACARCHDHKLDAISQRDYYALAAVFMTPRWTSRVIDAPGKHDAAIKNLKQLRHQIHQELKLVWIAQANQFRTELRLANTEKSDSPRSTVWREVLKLNTDHSKKTEKLKPGEIAYPAHRLLSSSQPAELQKLWHVLVEEWQTASETHQRENQKRFQYLTRFEKPGFPEGWQTEGDGIRHGYVENGVPLISLEGQQIVARILPRGYHTHALSSKLPGAIRPPSERDIPGKIISLNLAGGEWSGFLRVPDNAFQTENVIFFDREQPQWQTFADRPLMNGIQRLMFEISTSDLNPDFPPRTGKTRAGGKLLPADDLGFEKRSWFSVTGIVSHDSTGTPADELARFAPLYGMTGPANREEACDRIGDWLSSAVQRWVDDQATTADVELINWLLEKKLFNNKPEAGSRLAKLLSGYRNVEHQIAFAHTANSMDERGMISAKYPLNIRGNVDELGALIEPDFLEVFAGRHAVHQSTGSGRQELAEFLVSPDHPLTARVYVNRVWQWIYGTGLVRTPNDFGHLGAKPSHPELLDFLAREFIADGWSTKRLIRRLVMTRAFRQSGKVTEAARNRDPDNRLWQHYPTRRLEAEAIRDSLLAVSGRLERRMYGRPIDAPRSKEDAAKRLFSGPLDGEGRRSIYLRMSIMDPPRFLVGFNLPDLKLPTGKRDVTNVPNQALILMNDPFVMAQAEEWSTLLLKQPADSVKQRIRLMFRKAYGREPDQQELRRWSELVAELGGSEDEQFLLADPRVWQQISHTLFNTKEFIYYR, translated from the coding sequence ATGCTTCCGGCCTGTCGCTGTAATCTGCTGGGTATCCTTGCTGTTTGCACGGCGTCGCTGATGTTCTTCATAAGCGAAGGGGCAGCTGCAGAGAAACAGAATCCTGGCCTGGAACTCTTTGAGTCAAAAATCCGTCCGGTACTGATTGAGCATTGTTACGAATGCCATTCTGCAGCTACCTCCGTTGTCAAAGGGGGGTTACGGGTTGATAGCCGCGCTGCGATTCGTTCTGGCGGAGAAACTGGCGCTGCTGTCGTACCCCACAAAGTTGATGAGAGTCTGCTGCTGGAAGCGTTGAGGTATGAATCTTTTGAGATGCCTCCGGGTAAGAAATTGTCGGATGAGGTCATCGCGGATTTCGTCAAGTGGGTGGAACTGGGAGCACCTGACTCGCGCGATCAGGCACCTACGGTGGCAGAGGCGGCGTCACTTTCATGGAAAACGATTTTCGAAAAGCGACGCAAGTGGTGGAGCCTGCAACCTCTGCAGGATGTAAATCCTCCCGATTTAACAAAGAATGAATGGTCGTCTCAACCCATCGATCGCTTTCTGCTGGATAAGATGAGAAAGTTGCAGCTGCAACCCGCGCCAGCTGCACAGTCCGATATTCTGGTTCGCCGTCTGTCTTTTGTCCTGACCGGGCTACCTCCCACTCCGCTTCTGGTTAAGCAGTTCACAGCAGATTCAAAACAGAATCCGGATACTGCTTATGAGAGACTCGTCGATCATCTGCTGAGTTCTCCTCATTTTGGGGAGAGATTTGCCCGGCATTGGATGGATGTGGTACGGTACACCGATACCTACGGCTATGAATGGGACAATCCAGCGAAAGGATCATGGGAGTATCGCGATTATCTGATTCGTGCCTTCAATCAGGATGTGGGCTTCGATCAGCTGGTACGAGAGCAGATTGCGGGTGATCTGCTACAGCAGCCTCGCATTGATGAAAACAGCGTGTTTCAGGAAAGCCTGATTGGGCCGATGTTTTATCACATGGGAGAACATCGGCATGGCGACAGTGTGGATTTCAATGGAATTCACCAGGAGATGATCAATAACAAGATCGATGCCTTTTCGAAAGCATTTCTGGCCAGCACGGTGGCCTGTGCGCGATGCCACGACCACAAGCTGGATGCGATTTCACAGCGGGATTATTATGCGCTCGCTGCTGTCTTCATGACACCCCGCTGGACGTCCCGCGTGATTGATGCGCCCGGTAAGCATGATGCAGCAATTAAAAATCTCAAGCAGTTGCGACATCAGATTCATCAGGAACTGAAGCTCGTCTGGATTGCGCAGGCAAATCAATTTAGAACTGAGCTTCGCCTGGCTAACACTGAGAAATCGGACAGCCCGCGTTCTACCGTGTGGCGAGAAGTTTTGAAGCTGAATACAGACCATTCGAAAAAAACAGAAAAATTGAAGCCGGGTGAGATTGCTTACCCCGCACACCGTCTGCTGAGTAGTTCGCAGCCCGCGGAACTGCAAAAGTTGTGGCATGTCTTGGTGGAGGAATGGCAAACCGCCAGCGAGACACATCAACGGGAAAATCAGAAACGCTTTCAGTATCTCACACGCTTTGAGAAGCCTGGTTTTCCAGAGGGCTGGCAGACAGAAGGAGACGGAATACGGCATGGTTATGTCGAAAATGGTGTGCCTCTAATTTCTCTGGAGGGGCAGCAAATCGTCGCGCGTATTTTGCCGCGTGGCTACCATACGCATGCTCTGTCTTCAAAATTGCCTGGCGCGATCAGGCCTCCCTCAGAACGGGATATTCCAGGGAAAATAATCAGTCTGAATCTGGCAGGCGGCGAATGGAGCGGCTTTCTTCGAGTACCCGATAATGCGTTTCAGACAGAGAATGTAATATTCTTTGACCGGGAGCAGCCTCAATGGCAGACTTTTGCTGATCGTCCGCTGATGAATGGAATACAGCGACTGATGTTCGAGATTTCTACCAGCGATCTGAATCCGGATTTCCCGCCCCGAACGGGAAAAACCCGCGCGGGAGGCAAACTGCTGCCAGCGGATGATTTGGGTTTTGAGAAACGCAGCTGGTTCAGTGTGACGGGAATTGTCTCGCATGACTCAACTGGAACACCGGCGGATGAACTGGCTCGCTTTGCGCCTCTATATGGAATGACTGGTCCCGCGAATCGAGAGGAAGCCTGCGATCGAATCGGAGACTGGCTGTCTTCCGCAGTCCAGCGTTGGGTGGACGATCAGGCGACTACCGCTGACGTCGAACTGATCAACTGGTTGCTGGAAAAGAAGTTGTTCAATAACAAGCCAGAAGCAGGATCACGGCTGGCAAAGTTGTTGTCAGGCTATCGAAATGTGGAACATCAGATCGCGTTTGCTCATACCGCGAACAGTATGGATGAACGTGGAATGATCTCTGCGAAATATCCCTTGAATATCCGTGGGAATGTCGACGAACTCGGAGCGCTGATCGAGCCTGACTTTCTGGAAGTGTTTGCAGGGCGGCATGCGGTTCATCAAAGTACGGGAAGCGGCAGACAAGAGTTGGCCGAATTTCTGGTCAGCCCGGATCATCCGTTGACAGCGCGGGTCTATGTGAATCGGGTGTGGCAATGGATTTATGGAACCGGTCTGGTGCGAACCCCGAACGATTTTGGACATCTGGGAGCAAAACCCAGCCATCCGGAACTTCTGGATTTTCTGGCGCGAGAATTTATTGCAGATGGCTGGTCGACAAAACGCCTGATTCGCAGGCTGGTGATGACGCGGGCCTTTCGTCAATCGGGGAAGGTGACTGAGGCAGCGCGTAACAGGGATCCGGATAATCGCCTGTGGCAGCATTATCCTACCAGGCGACTGGAGGCAGAAGCGATTCGTGATTCTCTACTGGCTGTCTCGGGACGACTGGAGCGTCGGATGTATGGTCGTCCGATTGATGCGCCTCGTTCAAAAGAAGATGCGGCCAAGCGGCTGTTCAGCGGTCCGTTGGATGGGGAAGGACGGCGTTCGATTTATTTAAGAATGTCGATTATGGATCCACCCCGGTTTCTGGTGGGATTCAATTTGCCTGACTTAAAACTGCCAACCGGAAAACGGGATGTCACCAATGTGCCGAACCAGGCATTGATTCTGATGAATGATCCCTTCGTGATGGCGCAGGCGGAGGAGTGGTCAACACTCTTGCTCAAACAGCCAGCCGATTCTGTCAAACAGCGGATCAGGTTGATGTTCAGGAAAGCCTATGGACGTGAGCCGGATCAACAGGAATTACGTCGCTGGTCTGAACTCGTAGCAGAACTGGGCGGAAGCGAAGACGAACAGTTCCTGCTCGCTGACCCGCGTGTCTGGCAACAGATTTCGCATACCCTGTTTAATACAAAAGAATTCATTTATTACAGGTGA
- a CDS encoding neutral/alkaline non-lysosomal ceramidase N-terminal domain-containing protein, with product MHRIVLSLAFVFSHCMALLAAEPAKAEPTEWKAGAASAKITPKKPLRMAGYAGRKEPAEGTEQDLYAKALAVEDSAGNRAVFLTLDLIGVIEQLRADVTSQVQEQYHLPPQALLMNASHTHCGPAYGREDAKEYYDILVPTLVKTIGAALEKMQPAQLSWSAARCSVAMNRRTPTVTGYRNHPNPDGRVDHQVPVLRVDDANGELKAVMFGYACHNTTMGFRNWLGDYAGFAQEYFEKDHPGVTALFMMGCGGDQNPYPRSELHYAQKHGRSLATSIEAALEVNQRTPLHQRILHGPLKSAYGTVELEYLPEKKRAPWDYPVQVIQFGNDLTLVALGTEVVVDYSLRLKQELFESEGPAIWVAGYSNVYSGYIPSKRVLLEGGYEASRPYKPDVEERIIGKVLELDQGLKTQAEK from the coding sequence ATGCATCGCATTGTTCTCAGTCTTGCTTTTGTTTTCAGCCACTGTATGGCTTTGCTGGCAGCGGAACCTGCCAAAGCGGAACCGACCGAATGGAAGGCGGGGGCTGCTTCCGCCAAGATTACTCCGAAAAAACCGTTACGAATGGCAGGCTATGCGGGGCGTAAGGAACCCGCGGAAGGGACCGAGCAGGATCTGTATGCCAAAGCATTGGCTGTGGAAGATTCAGCAGGGAACCGGGCTGTCTTTCTGACTCTCGATCTGATTGGCGTGATTGAACAGTTGCGGGCGGATGTTACCAGTCAGGTTCAGGAACAATATCACTTGCCTCCGCAGGCTTTGCTGATGAATGCTTCCCATACGCATTGTGGCCCCGCCTATGGTCGTGAGGATGCGAAAGAATATTATGACATTCTTGTCCCCACACTCGTGAAAACAATCGGCGCAGCGCTGGAGAAAATGCAGCCGGCGCAACTGAGCTGGTCGGCTGCGCGGTGTTCAGTCGCGATGAACCGTCGCACTCCGACGGTGACTGGATATCGGAATCATCCCAATCCTGACGGGCGTGTGGATCACCAGGTCCCTGTATTAAGAGTGGATGACGCTAACGGAGAACTGAAAGCAGTAATGTTCGGTTATGCCTGTCACAATACGACGATGGGCTTTCGCAATTGGCTGGGAGACTATGCCGGGTTTGCGCAGGAGTATTTCGAAAAAGATCATCCCGGTGTGACGGCACTGTTTATGATGGGATGTGGCGGTGATCAGAATCCGTATCCCCGCAGCGAACTGCATTATGCTCAGAAGCATGGCCGATCACTGGCGACTTCGATTGAAGCTGCTCTGGAAGTGAATCAGCGGACTCCGCTGCATCAGCGTATATTACACGGCCCGCTGAAATCTGCTTATGGAACGGTCGAACTGGAATATCTACCTGAGAAGAAACGCGCTCCCTGGGACTACCCGGTACAGGTAATTCAGTTTGGTAACGACCTGACGCTGGTGGCTTTGGGGACTGAAGTTGTCGTCGATTATTCTCTGCGGCTCAAGCAGGAACTGTTTGAGTCGGAAGGTCCTGCCATTTGGGTCGCCGGTTATTCGAATGTGTATTCAGGATACATTCCCAGCAAGCGGGTTCTGCTGGAAGGAGGCTATGAAGCGAGCCGCCCTTATAAGCCGGATGTGGAAGAGCGGATCATCGGTAAGGTACTGGAACTGGACCAGGGGCTGAAGACCCAGGCTGAGAAATAG